A single Mercenaria mercenaria strain notata chromosome 9, MADL_Memer_1, whole genome shotgun sequence DNA region contains:
- the LOC123546029 gene encoding uncharacterized protein LOC123546029, producing the protein MASLSTVCSIFCVIVIYSALSEQASLSRRYSPNFEDGQTISTLNSHDVREASGICASRIHPNILYTHNDSGDHSHSIYAIDVTSGRQVAKITINHAVNKDWEDIACGPCPGNHGDYCIYIADTGGNVHDAANIIYRIKEPETLNSHFTVDLDSSLKFRWSEQNCETVMVDPLAELYVVSKVHGGKGKMVKLPSSAWGSSHTASVSGGIHLNGIHSSRNDPVAGDISPTGYEVLIKTLGAVNYYYVPDGDYLKHMSGTPEHLPYHHEMQGESIAWDPNVRGYYTLGEGTSQPIYFYKRVPHTSLVGK; encoded by the exons atggCGTCACTGTCTACAGTTTGCTCAATTTTCTGTGTAATTGTAATATATTCAGCTCTGTCTGAACAAGCAAGCCTGTCAAGAAGATACT cTCCTAACTTTGAAGACGGGCAAACGATTTCCACTCTCAATTCTCATGACGTCAGAGAGGCTTCTGGTATATGCGCAAGTCGCATTCATCCGAACATTTTGTATACACACAACGATTCTGGTGATCATAGTCACAGTATATATGCCATTGACGTCACCTCCGGCCGTCAAGTAGCAAAAATTACAATAAATCACGCCGTAAATAAAGACTGGGAGGATATTGCATGCGGACCATGTCCTGGTAACCATGGTGATTATTGCATCTATATTGCCGACACAGGAGGAAATGTCCATGACGCCGCCAATATCATCTACAGGATAAAAGAACCAGAAACTTTGAACTCTCATTTCACTGTGGACCTAGATTCTTCATTGAAATTTAG ATGGAGCGAGCAAAATTGTGAGACTGTTATGGTGGACCCCCTTGCTGAATTGTATGTAGTATCCAAGGTCCATGGCGGAAAGGGGAAAATGGTCAAACTGCCATCGAGTGCTTGGGGTTCCTCCCATACCGCATCGGTGAGCGGCGGTATACACCTTAATGGCATACACAGCAGTCGGAACGACCCGGTGGCAGGAGATATATCACCAACAGGTTATGAG GTATTGATCAAAACTCTTGGCGCTGTAAACTATTACTATGTTCCTGACGGTGACTATTTGAAGCACATGTCTGGTACCCCGGAACATCTACCATACCACCACGAAATGCAGGGAGAAAGTATTGCATGGGACCCGAATGTTCGAGGATATTATACACTTGGAGAGGGAACCAGTCAACCAATTTATTTCTACAAACGCGTGCCTCACACATCTCTAGttggaaaatga